A genomic region of Brienomyrus brachyistius isolate T26 chromosome 6, BBRACH_0.4, whole genome shotgun sequence contains the following coding sequences:
- the alcama gene encoding CD166 antigen homolog A, translating to MSSPVCFLCALFTLTLLPQVGSLQTVTALYGETIVVPCNPTRGTKSANLMFTKWTYEKEDSSAGDLLVKQSQKDEVTIQATGIYKDRVNMASNFSLLISRATLADQKTFTCINVGESDMEMFSTQVLVYKTPSPPQIKDKVKVLEKGKLIKLGECLTQDANPAANVTWLKNGLPLTTDGKLTIITTKTIADPTTGLSTTSSTLEYMAVKEDSSSQFSCSVHHFLGPNQVTAPENFTVNYPTEKVELQVVHKRAFKEGDNITLKCNADGNPPPTSFSFYLKEKKVTVENANMYTLTDVTRSNTGEYKCSLVNDDKMADTKNILVNYLDVSLSPSGTIIKNIGESLEVVMQKNASDEVKVSWTKDNGKLDKQPVFLPLKYSDSGFYVCEVSMAMGIKQTRSFQLVVEGKPVISRLLKMRGGDGRHKVLICEAEGAPRPSVHWSINGTHEESSYVNGKLIHKLTVVPAENLTVTCMVSNKLGEHMQTINVSSLIGEESEKREGSADDAEDQAKLIVGVVVGLLLAAGVVGLLYWIYIKKSKRGSWKTGEKESGTSEESRKLDENQKLAV from the exons TATGGTGAGACGATCGTCGTGCCATGCAACCCTACGAGAGGCACCAAGTCAGCCAACCTCATGTTCACGAAATGGACATAT GAAAAGGAAGATAGCAGTGCTGGAGACCTCCTGGTGAAGCAGTCGCAGAAAGACGAGGTGACCATCCAGGCCACGGGCATCTACAAGGACAGGGTGAACATGGCCAGCAATTTCAGCCTCCTCATCAGTCGAGCCACACTCGCTGACCAGAAGACCTTCACCTGCATCAATGTCGGCGAGTCGGACATGGAGATGTTCAGCACCCAAGTGCTGGTCTACA AGACACCCTCACCACCTCAAATCAAAGACAAAGTCAAAGTGCTAGAAAAGGGTAAACTGATCAAG CTCGGGGAGTGTCTCACCCAGGACGCCAACCCCGCGGCCAATGTCACATGGCTGAAGAACGGCCTACCTCTGACTACTGATGGGAAAT TGACCATCATCACAACGAAAACGATTGCAGATCCAACCACCGGACTCTCCACCACCAGCTCCACGTTGGAGTACATGGCTGTGAAGGAGGATTCAAGCTCCCAGTTCAGCTGCAGCGTCCATCATTTCCTGGGGCCCAACCAAGTCACTGCACCAGAGAATTTCACCGTCAACT ACCCCACGGAGAAGGTAGAGCTGCAGGTGGTTCACAAAAGGGCCTTCAAGGAGGGAGACAACATCACCTTGAAGTGTAATGCGGACGGGAATCCTCCGCCGACCAGTTTCAGCTTCTATCTCAAG GAGAAGAAGGTGACGGTGGAGAATGCCAACATGTACACCCTAACTGACGTGACGCGCAGCAACACCGGGGAATACAAGTGCTCCTTGGTCAACGATGACAAAATGGCGGATACTAAGAACATCCTGGTGAACT ACCTGGATGTCAGTTTGAGCCCATCTGGGACAATAATTAAGAATATCGGCGAGTCTCTGGAAGTGGTGATGCAGAAGAATGCATCTGACGAAGTAAAGGTGTCGTGGACCAAG GACAATGGCAAGCTGGACAAGCAACCTGTGTTCCTGCCCCTGAAGTACAGTGATTCCGGCTTCTACGTGTGTGAGGTCTCTATGGCAATGGGAATAAAGCAGACCAGGTCTTTCCAACTTGTGGTAGAAG GCAAACCGGTGATTAGTCGGCTGCTTAAGATGCGTGGAGGAGATGGCCGGCACAAGGTGCTGATCTGCGAGGCCGAGGGTGCACCCAGGCCCAGTGTCCATTGGAGCATCAACGGCACCCAC GAGGAGAGCAGCTACGTCAATGGGAAGCTTATACACAAGCTCACAGTGGTGCCTGCTGAGAACCTCACAGTCACATGCATGGTGTCCAACAAACTAGGAGAGCACATGCAGACCATTAATGTGTCATCCC TAATTGGGGAGGAGAGCGAGAAGCGAGAAG GCAGCGCGGACGATGCGGAGGACCAGGCCAAGCTGATCGTCGGGGTTGTGGTTGGCCTCCTGTTAGCCGCTGGCGTTGTGGGCCTGCTCTACTGGATATACATAAAGAAGTCTAA ACGAGGCAGTTGGAAGACAGGAGAGAAGGAATCCGGTACCTCGGAGGAGAGCAGAAAACTGGACGAAAATCAGAAGCTGGCAGTGTAG